The genomic segment ccaaaataagaaaaaaaaaaaaaaaatcaatccccTTCCCCAATATATGGAGAACTTCAACTATCCACCATGGTCTACTCACCCTTTTTCCTTAGTTCTGGTTTGCCTTTCTTAACTGTGGCCATCACCATGTCGCCCACACCAGCAGCAGGAAGTCTGTTCAGTCGTCCCTTGATTCCCTTCACAGAGATGATATACAAATTTTTGGCTCCTACCAAaacgagaaaaaaaaagttaaaaataaaacaggtgcaaaggaaaaaataatatttgCAGGAGACGGCGGCGGTATATTGCCCGCTTAGGGTCAGCCCGGGCCACGCAGCAAGTATCTCAAcctcaaaaagccaaagaaacaaaacaaaagcgaCTTCTTACACTTCCCAAGCCCCTTCACACTCACTGGACAGCCAAGCAATCTTTCAGATGTATCTTGTCACAACACCGATTGAAGTAAACAACACCACAAGTTGCCACTTCACCCAAAAGTGGTGTTTTCACTCTGCCCCTTCTTGACGGCTCAGTGGGTCACCAGCAAACGGCCCACTGAGTGCTTTTAAAAGGGGGATCGCGGCGGGCACGGCCGAGAGGCTCACCTGTATTGTCAGCACAGTTGATCACAGCTCCTACCGGAAGACCCAGGGAAATCCGGAATTTCGCTCCGGAGGACCCACCACGTCCTGCGGGGAGGGAAAGAAACCAGATAAAGCAACCACTGTGTCCAGGATTCCCAGTGCCCCCTCACAGTCCCACACTAAAATGGCATAAACTTTGCAAGAATAGCGTCTCCCTGTGTGCCGCCCCGTTGCCACAGGACCTGGCTGACCCCATATTACCATCCTCCTGTCGAGGTTAAGGGGGTTTGGACGACTCCAGCCTCAACTTTTAATCATCGATTCTGCAAAGGCAGGCCGGCTAGCACCCCACTGCGCAGCCGTGCGCGGGGCGATCTCACGGGCTCCGTCCAGCCCCACGCTCCTCTCCTGCCAGCTCGGCGCCCCAACTCCGccaccctcctcctccagggCTTTCCCGAGGCCTCCGCGGCGCCCATCCACTCCCTCTCCGGCCCGAGAACTGCAaagcgccgccgccgcccggagCCGTCGCCACAGACCCGAGCGGCCGCCCAGCGCGGCGGATGCCCGCGGATCCCCAAGCCCAAATTCTCACCTCGCTTCGACATCTTGAACGCCCGGAAAGAGTCAGAAAGGAAGTCAGTACAAGGGACACTGGGATATGAACGGGAAGCCCCGCCCAGCC from the Peromyscus eremicus chromosome 8a, PerEre_H2_v1, whole genome shotgun sequence genome contains:
- the Rpl23 gene encoding large ribosomal subunit protein uL14 — protein: MSKRGRGGSSGAKFRISLGLPVGAVINCADNTGAKNLYIISVKGIKGRLNRLPAAGVGDMVMATVKKGKPELRKKGE